The window GAGCACCCAGAACGGCGTGAGCTGGCCCGACACCTCGCCCGGATCGAACCAAACAGGCGACAGCGTCACGTAGAGCGCCCAGCGCATCTCGCCCTCCGGCTTCGTCTGGGCCGAGGCGCCTTCGAGCGCGCCCGCGAGCAAGAGCCACGACAGAATCAGACAACCCAGCGCCCGACCGCGTTTGCCAGTCATGCTCTCTCCCCCCGGTGATGGTCCTCGGCAGGGCCCCGGTCCTTCCGAGGTTCCCGGAAGAATGACACAAGTCAGGCCGAAGGACGACCCGCCTTCCACATTGATCCGCCAGCACCGATCTGGCAGGATCGGCGTCATGGTCGGCAGCGCAGCCTACGTTGGACAACGTCATCGGGCGAGAGTAAGGTGGCCGTCGCGTCTATTCGCACCGCATCCTCACGCGCCGGAGGGCACATAGCATGCGCACCGACACCGCCGCCAAGTCCGATCTCGACACCCTGGGCGATCTGAACCGCGACTATATCCGCTCCGTCCAGATGTCGGATGTCCGCCGGTTCGATGAGATCCTGGCCGAGGACTTCCTCTGCAGCAACCCCGACGGCTCTCTTGTCGACCGGAGCGCCTTCCTGAAGCAGACCGCGCTTCCCGTCAAGATCTCGAACCTCGAGGTCCACGACGTCAACATTCGCCTCATGGGGGACTTCGCGATCATCCACGCGCGGACCACCTACAACGCGCCGGATGGTCGGCAGGCGGCCGGCCGCTACACGGACGTGTGGGCCCGCCGGCAGGGGCGCTGGCTCGCCGTCTCCGCCCACGTCACTCGCTGCTGAGGCGCGAGCGCTCGTGCGCCGGGCCATCGGCCGGTAGCGAGTCTACCTCGCAAAGGAGGGTCTCAATCCATGTCGCGAGTTGG of the Candidatus Methylomirabilota bacterium genome contains:
- a CDS encoding nuclear transport factor 2 family protein translates to MRTDTAAKSDLDTLGDLNRDYIRSVQMSDVRRFDEILAEDFLCSNPDGSLVDRSAFLKQTALPVKISNLEVHDVNIRLMGDFAIIHARTTYNAPDGRQAAGRYTDVWARRQGRWLAVSAHVTRC